In Apium graveolens cultivar Ventura chromosome 10, ASM990537v1, whole genome shotgun sequence, the following are encoded in one genomic region:
- the LOC141689397 gene encoding uncharacterized protein LOC141689397 encodes MEMKHPSHQHSLILNENYIAKEHDVCKACLEEIISCRLFIYSCSNIGTGSTSSNNYYCDRFLLHKTCAESPHRIEIPDYPNQFLVLSFQPRILPGVSIPCDACSMFMPWTYNYSDPQICICLKCAILLLQVDSLEDCKYVHAAHGHHPLILIQRPTSFKCDICRVKNNFKDMSYKCTKCFFWMHKSCAEAPTTFQFHFHRKHPLILAFSLPEVYQKFTQYCRLCTRTMTRSNWLYYCPKCRFFAHFQCARSCPISSSSEDETYPNLVHLPEVDESSVNLLVQHFVKDLGTLNNKIYNKIFSKTDDIKHWAHDEHRLKLITINELNYQNDDEMLLSCDGCAKPIHQRDCDEFYGCVPCKYYLHKCCAELPEKFEHHLWPGKQLFAQKCNEAYNFFFCSFCGGSGNGIFYTTGSYIQIHIRCMTLPKSLKHEIHPHPLNHINRTRTLCSACGNTEFGNADLAFLHGCEKCRFYICDACIMTPTTINHRWDSHPLHLIYEAGMVTTDHEYDFNCEYCSNDIDTNWWFYHCSVCDLSFHPDCYKRSCYRHYSDFKFGASGIFSDKLHPHNLTFVLNKKFRNCKTCGEEQLGEPVLQCAPCNTIFCRRCTFKLTDTRIAATHIWTRVL; translated from the exons ATGGAAATGAAGCACCCTAGCCACCAACACTCACTCATCCTGAATGAGAACTACATTGCTAAGGAGCATGATGTCTGTAAAGCTTGCCTTGAAGAAATAATCTCATGTAGATTATTTATTTATAGTTGCAGCAACATCGGCACCGGAAGCACTAGTAGTAATAATTATTATTGTGATCGATTTTTACTCCACAAAACCTGTGCAGAATCACCGCACAGGATTGAAATCCCAGACTACCCAAATCAGTTCCTTGTCCTCTCTTTTCAACCAAGAATCTTGCCCGGAGTTAGCATTCCATGTGATGCATGTAGTATGTTCATGCCATGGACGTATAATTACAGCGATCCTCAAATCTGCATTTGCCTTAAATGTGCTATATTGTTGCTGCAAGTTGATTCCTTGGAGGATTGCAAATATGTGCATGCAGCTCATGGTCATCACCCTTTAATCTTAATCCAGCGTCCCACCTCATTCAAATGTGATATTTGCCGAGTGAAGAATAATTTTAAAGACATGTCCTATAAATGCACCAAATGTTTTTTTTGGATGCACAAGAGTTGTGCTGAAGCTCCTACCACTTTTCAATTTCACTTTCACCGTAAGCACCCTCTTATCCTCGCATTTTCTCTTCCAGAAGTTTATCAAAAATTTACACAGTATTGCAGGCTCTGCACTAGAACAATGACCAGATCAAACTGGCTTTACTATTGTCCCAAATGCAGATTCTTTGCCCATTTTCAATGTGCTAGATCATGTCCAATATCGAG CTCTAGCGAAGATGAAACGTATCCAAATTTGGTGCACCTCCCTGAAGTTGATGAATCATCGGTGAATCTATTAGTTCAGCATTTTGTCAAGGATTTAGGTACTCTAAACAacaaaatttataataaaatctttAGCAAAACAGATGATATTAAACATTGGGCTCATGATGAACATCGTCTGAAACTCATTACAATTAATGAGTTAAATTATCAGAATGATGATGAAATGCTATTGTCATGCGATGGATGTGCTAAACCCATTCATCAAAGAGATTGTGATGAATTCTACGGTTGTGTTCCTTGTAAATACTATTTGCATAAATGCTGTGCAGAGCTTCCCGAAAAATTTGAGCACCACCTTTGGCCAGGTAAACAGCTATTTGCACAGAAGTGTAATGAAGCCTACAACTTTTTCTTTTGTTCGTTTTGTGGAGGTTCCGGCAATGGCATATTCTATACCACTGGTTCATATATTCAAATTCATATAAGATGCATGACACTACCCAAAAGCCTCAAACATGAAATTCACCCTCACCCACTGAATCACATAAACAGAACCCGTACTCTATGCAGCGCATGTGGAAATACAGAGTTTGGAAATGCAGATCTTGCATTTCTGCACGGCTGTGAAAAATGCCGTTTCTATATATGTGATGCATGCATAATGACCCCAACAACAATTAATCATAGGTGGGATTCTCACCCTCTCCACTTAATATATGAAGCTGGCATGGTCACGACAGATCACGAGTATGATTTCAACTGCGAGTATTGCTCTAATGACATAGACACCAACTGGTGGTTCTATCACTGCAGCGTTTGTGATCTTTCATTTCATCCTGATTGTTACAAAAGATCATGTTATCGTCACTATTCGGATTTCAAGTTTGGGGCTAGTGGAATATTTAGCGACAAACTCCATCCTCACAATCTAACCTTTGTTTTGAACAAAAAATTTCGTAATTGTAAAACATGTGGCGAAGAACAACTTGGTGAGCCTGTACTCCAATGTGCACCATGTAATACTATATTCTGTAGAAGGTGCACCTTTAAACTTACGGATACTAGGATTGCTGCCACACATATATGGACTCGCGTGCTGTGA